The following are from one region of the Leclercia sp. AS011 genome:
- the accC gene encoding acetyl-CoA carboxylase biotin carboxylase subunit, producing MLDKIVIANRGEIALRILRACKELGIKTVAVHSSADRDLKHVLLADETVCIGPAPSVKSYLNIPAIISAAEITGAVAIHPGYGFLSENANFAEQVERSGFIFIGPKADTIRLMGDKVSAITAMKKAGVPTVPGSDGPLTDDMDANRAHAKRIGYPVIIKASGGGGGRGMRVVRSDAELAQSISMTKAEAKAAFSNDMVYMEKYLENPRHIEIQVLADGQGNAIYLAERDCSMQRRHQKVVEEAPAPGITPELRRYIGERCSKACVDIGYRGAGTFEFLFENGEFYFIEMNTRIQVEHPVTEMITGVDLIKEQLRIAAGQPLSIKQEEVVVKGHAVECRINAEDPNTFLPSPGKITRFHAPGGFGVRWESHIYAGYTVPPYYDSMIGKLICYGESRDVAIARMKNALQELIIDGIKTNVDLQMRIMTDENFQHGGTNIHYLEKKLGLNEK from the coding sequence ATGCTGGATAAAATTGTTATCGCCAACCGCGGCGAGATCGCTCTGCGTATTCTTCGTGCCTGTAAAGAGCTGGGCATCAAGACTGTCGCCGTGCACTCAAGCGCGGACCGCGATCTGAAACACGTATTACTGGCGGATGAGACGGTCTGTATTGGCCCGGCTCCGTCCGTAAAAAGCTATCTGAACATCCCGGCTATCATCAGCGCCGCTGAGATCACTGGCGCGGTAGCGATTCACCCGGGTTATGGCTTCCTCTCTGAGAACGCCAACTTTGCTGAACAGGTAGAACGTTCTGGCTTTATCTTCATCGGCCCGAAAGCCGACACCATCCGCCTGATGGGCGACAAAGTGTCTGCAATCACCGCAATGAAAAAAGCCGGTGTTCCAACCGTACCGGGCTCCGACGGCCCTCTGACCGACGACATGGATGCTAACCGTGCTCATGCGAAACGCATTGGCTACCCGGTTATCATCAAGGCGTCCGGCGGCGGCGGCGGTCGCGGTATGCGCGTTGTGCGCAGCGATGCTGAACTGGCTCAGTCCATCTCCATGACCAAAGCTGAAGCGAAAGCCGCTTTCAGCAATGACATGGTGTACATGGAAAAATACCTGGAAAACCCACGCCACATCGAAATTCAGGTGCTGGCAGACGGTCAGGGTAACGCCATCTATCTGGCAGAACGTGACTGCTCCATGCAGCGTCGTCACCAGAAAGTAGTCGAAGAGGCACCAGCACCGGGCATCACGCCGGAACTGCGTCGCTACATCGGCGAGCGTTGCTCTAAAGCCTGTGTCGATATCGGCTATCGCGGGGCAGGTACCTTCGAGTTCCTGTTCGAAAACGGCGAGTTCTACTTCATTGAGATGAACACCCGTATTCAGGTTGAACACCCGGTTACCGAAATGATTACCGGCGTTGACCTGATCAAAGAGCAGCTGCGTATCGCAGCGGGTCAACCGCTCTCCATCAAGCAGGAAGAAGTTGTGGTGAAAGGCCATGCGGTAGAGTGCCGTATCAACGCCGAAGACCCGAACACCTTCCTGCCGAGCCCGGGTAAAATCACGCGTTTCCACGCGCCGGGTGGCTTTGGTGTACGCTGGGAGTCCCATATCTACGCCGGTTACACCGTACCGCCGTACTATGACTCCATGATCGGCAAGCTGATCTGCTACGGCGAATCCCGTGACGTGGCGATTGCCCGCATGAAGAACGCCCTGCAGGAGCTGATCATCGACGGTATTAAAACCAACGTCGATCTGCAGATGCGTATTATGACCGACGAGAACTTCCAGCATGGTGGCACCAACATCCACTATCTGGAGAAGAAACTCGGTCTGAACGAGAAGTAA
- the fis gene encoding DNA-binding transcriptional regulator Fis, which produces MFEQRVNSDVLTVSTVNSQDQVTQKPLRDSVKQALKNYFAQLNGQDVNDLYELVLAEVEQPLLDMVMQYTRGNQTRAALMMGINRGTLRKKLKKYGMN; this is translated from the coding sequence ATGTTCGAACAACGCGTAAATTCTGACGTACTGACCGTTTCCACCGTTAACTCTCAGGATCAAGTAACTCAAAAGCCCCTGCGTGACTCGGTTAAACAGGCACTGAAGAACTATTTTGCTCAACTGAATGGTCAGGACGTTAACGACCTGTATGAGCTGGTACTGGCTGAAGTTGAACAGCCCCTGTTGGACATGGTGATGCAATACACCCGTGGTAACCAGACCCGTGCTGCCCTGATGATGGGCATCAACCGTGGTACGCTGCGTAAGAAACTGAAAAAATACGGCATGAACTAA
- the accB gene encoding acetyl-CoA carboxylase biotin carboxyl carrier protein, which produces MDIRKIKKLIELVEESGISELEISEGEESVRISRAAPNAGFPVMQQAYAAPMMQQPALSNAVAPATTPAMEAPAAAEISGHIVRSPMVGTFYRTPSPDAKAFIEVGQKVNAGDTLCIVEAMKMMNQIEADKSGTVKAILVESGQPVEFDEPLVVIE; this is translated from the coding sequence ATGGATATTCGTAAGATTAAAAAACTGATCGAGCTGGTTGAAGAATCAGGCATCTCCGAACTGGAAATTTCTGAAGGCGAAGAGTCTGTACGCATCAGCCGTGCCGCGCCAAACGCAGGCTTCCCGGTTATGCAACAAGCCTATGCTGCTCCAATGATGCAGCAGCCAGCTCTGTCTAACGCTGTCGCTCCGGCGACTACTCCAGCAATGGAAGCGCCAGCAGCAGCGGAAATCAGTGGTCACATCGTACGTTCCCCAATGGTTGGTACTTTCTACCGCACCCCGAGCCCGGACGCTAAAGCGTTCATCGAAGTGGGCCAGAAAGTTAACGCGGGCGATACCCTGTGCATCGTTGAAGCCATGAAAATGATGAACCAGATCGAAGCTGACAAGTCAGGTACTGTGAAAGCGATTCTGGTCGAAAGTGGTCAGCCGGTTGAATTTGACGAGCCGCTGGTCGTCATCGAGTAA
- a CDS encoding DUF2556 family protein, whose amino-acid sequence MIRKYGWLVVFAISVFLFDALIMQWIELMSTETDKCRNMNSVNPLKLINCADLD is encoded by the coding sequence ATGATCCGTAAGTATGGGTGGTTAGTCGTCTTCGCGATTAGCGTTTTCCTTTTCGATGCGCTGATAATGCAGTGGATTGAGTTGATGTCTACCGAAACGGACAAATGTCGCAACATGAATTCGGTGAATCCCCTTAAGCTAATCAACTGCGCGGATCTGGATTAA
- the msrQ gene encoding protein-methionine-sulfoxide reductase heme-binding subunit MsrQ — MRLTAKQITWLKVALHLAGLLPFIWLFWAINHGGLSADPAKDIQHFTGRTALKFLLATLLISPLARYAKQPLLIRTRRLLGLWCFAWATLHLTSYAFLELGINNLALLGRELVTRPYLTLGIISWIILLALTLTSTQSAQRKLGRRWQLLHNFVYLVAILAPIHYLWSVKILSPQPIIYLVLAGVLLAWRYKKFRQWWR; from the coding sequence GTGCGTCTGACGGCAAAACAGATTACCTGGCTGAAGGTGGCCCTGCATCTTGCAGGGTTGCTTCCTTTTATATGGCTGTTCTGGGCTATTAACCACGGCGGCCTGAGCGCCGATCCGGCAAAAGATATTCAGCACTTCACCGGCCGCACCGCGCTGAAATTTTTACTGGCGACCCTACTGATCTCCCCTCTGGCACGCTACGCGAAACAGCCTTTATTGATCCGCACCCGGCGCCTGCTTGGGCTATGGTGCTTCGCCTGGGCGACGCTGCATCTCACCAGCTATGCGTTTCTGGAGCTGGGGATTAACAATCTGGCCCTGCTGGGGCGCGAACTGGTTACCCGTCCTTACCTGACCCTGGGGATTATCAGCTGGATAATTTTACTGGCGTTGACCCTCACCTCCACCCAGTCTGCCCAGCGAAAACTGGGAAGGCGCTGGCAACTTCTGCATAATTTTGTCTATCTTGTCGCGATCCTCGCCCCCATCCACTACCTTTGGTCAGTAAAAATTCTCTCGCCGCAGCCGATCATCTATCTGGTGCTGGCAGGCGTGCTTCTGGCATGGCGTTATAAGAAGTTTCGCCAGTGGTGGCGATAA
- the aroQ gene encoding type II 3-dehydroquinate dehydratase has translation MADKFHILVLNGPNLNMLGTREPEKYGTLTLTEIVNRLGSEAAALNVELDHFQSNAEYALIDRIHQAKDTSDYILINPAAFTHTSVAIRDALLAVSIPFIEIHLSNVHAREPFRHHSYLSDIAAGVICGLGADGYSFALQTAVKRLSQSH, from the coding sequence ATGGCTGACAAGTTTCACATCTTAGTTTTGAACGGACCGAACCTGAATATGCTCGGCACCCGTGAACCCGAGAAGTACGGCACGCTGACGTTAACCGAGATTGTTAACCGTTTGGGTAGCGAAGCGGCGGCACTCAATGTGGAACTTGACCATTTTCAGTCAAACGCGGAGTACGCACTCATCGACCGCATTCATCAGGCTAAAGACACCTCAGACTATATCCTGATTAATCCGGCCGCGTTTACGCACACCAGTGTTGCTATTCGCGACGCGCTGCTGGCAGTGAGCATCCCATTTATTGAGATCCACCTCAGCAACGTGCATGCGCGGGAGCCGTTCCGCCACCACTCCTACCTGTCGGATATCGCCGCTGGCGTTATCTGTGGTCTGGGGGCTGACGGTTATTCATTCGCTTTACAGACAGCGGTAAAACGCCTGTCACAATCACACTAA
- a CDS encoding putative bifunctional diguanylate cyclase/phosphodiesterase — MLVSQYDQLLVVISFVVAILASYTALNMAGRVVGSTGVAARVWLTGGGIAMGIGIWAMHFIGMLAMDISMRLNYNLLQTALSMFIAIGASLFALWLVSRDHLRRRRLFTGAVILGTGIVAMHYTGMAALQVEPAIVWDMRWVALSVVIALLASLAALWLTFRLRRDAAQVALMRAGAAMLMGIAIAGMHYTGMKAAQFPMQAHMHHQGVNGSWLAVLVSVVALSILGITLLVSMFDARLQARTALLASSLAEANRELAQLALHDTLTRLPNRVLLEDRLDQAINKADREGKLFALLFMDLDGFKAVNDAYGHDTGDKLLVAVTERLEQPLKGQYTLARIGGDEFVLLAEIDTPNDAASLASALVHVIDQPFSLELYDLMVTLSVGIAIYPHDGKNQRELMFNADAAMYHTKHMGRNGYHFFQPSMNTLAQKQLQLMNDLWLAQERQELHLVYQPKFQAPAGPIVGFEALLRWQHPSQGLLSPDQFLPLAEKSGLIIPVGNWVIDEACRQLRVWHLEGHTEWSMAVNLSTLQFEQPQLVETVMSSLARHRIPPHTLILEVTETTAMNNPDESVRVLTELTRAGVKASIDDFGTGYSSLLYLKKLPACELKIDRAFVKDLNGAGDDATIVSAIVALAKTLNLKVVAEGVETEEQQTFLTELGCNTLQGYLLGKPVSAQTIKALSHNPQAMLAQQI; from the coding sequence ATGCTGGTTAGCCAATACGACCAACTTCTTGTGGTTATCTCTTTTGTTGTCGCCATTCTTGCCTCCTACACCGCCCTGAATATGGCAGGCCGGGTTGTCGGCAGCACCGGCGTTGCGGCACGTGTCTGGCTGACAGGCGGTGGTATCGCCATGGGCATCGGCATCTGGGCTATGCATTTTATCGGCATGCTGGCGATGGATATCTCCATGCGGCTGAACTACAACCTGCTGCAGACCGCTCTCTCGATGTTCATCGCCATCGGTGCCTCACTCTTCGCCCTCTGGCTGGTGAGCCGGGATCACTTACGCAGACGTCGCCTGTTCACCGGCGCCGTTATTCTGGGCACCGGCATCGTGGCGATGCACTACACCGGAATGGCAGCATTGCAGGTTGAGCCTGCTATCGTCTGGGATATGCGCTGGGTGGCGCTGTCGGTGGTCATTGCCCTGCTCGCCTCGCTGGCCGCCCTGTGGCTCACCTTTCGGCTGCGTCGCGATGCCGCCCAGGTCGCACTGATGCGCGCGGGTGCCGCCATGTTGATGGGCATCGCCATTGCCGGCATGCACTACACGGGGATGAAGGCCGCCCAGTTCCCGATGCAGGCCCATATGCATCACCAGGGCGTAAACGGCAGCTGGCTGGCGGTGCTAGTAAGCGTCGTTGCGCTCTCTATTCTGGGTATTACGCTGCTGGTGTCGATGTTTGACGCCAGGCTGCAGGCCCGCACCGCCCTTCTGGCCTCGTCGCTGGCGGAAGCAAACCGCGAACTGGCGCAGCTGGCGCTGCACGACACGCTGACCCGTCTGCCAAACCGCGTGCTGCTGGAGGACCGTCTCGATCAGGCCATTAACAAAGCCGATCGCGAAGGAAAGCTCTTCGCGCTGCTGTTTATGGATCTGGACGGCTTCAAAGCCGTCAACGATGCCTACGGACATGATACCGGTGATAAGCTGCTGGTTGCCGTTACCGAACGTCTGGAACAGCCGCTGAAAGGCCAGTACACCCTCGCCCGTATTGGCGGCGACGAGTTTGTGCTGCTGGCCGAGATCGATACCCCGAACGATGCCGCGTCGCTGGCCAGCGCCCTGGTGCATGTCATCGATCAGCCCTTCAGCCTTGAGCTGTACGACCTGATGGTGACCCTCAGCGTGGGGATTGCTATCTATCCGCACGATGGCAAAAACCAGCGGGAGCTGATGTTTAACGCCGATGCGGCCATGTACCACACCAAGCATATGGGGCGTAACGGCTACCACTTCTTCCAGCCTTCGATGAACACCCTGGCACAGAAACAGCTGCAGCTGATGAACGATCTGTGGCTGGCGCAGGAGCGCCAGGAGCTGCATCTGGTTTATCAGCCAAAGTTCCAGGCCCCGGCTGGCCCTATCGTCGGCTTCGAAGCCCTGCTGCGCTGGCAACATCCGTCGCAAGGACTGTTATCCCCTGACCAGTTCCTGCCGCTGGCGGAAAAGAGCGGGCTGATTATTCCTGTTGGCAACTGGGTGATCGATGAGGCCTGCCGTCAGCTGCGCGTCTGGCATCTTGAAGGGCACACCGAGTGGTCGATGGCGGTAAACCTCTCCACGCTGCAGTTTGAGCAGCCCCAGCTGGTGGAGACGGTGATGAGCAGCCTGGCGCGACACCGGATCCCACCCCATACCCTGATCCTGGAAGTGACCGAAACGACGGCCATGAATAACCCGGATGAGAGCGTGCGGGTGCTGACCGAACTGACCAGAGCGGGCGTGAAAGCCTCCATTGATGATTTTGGGACGGGTTATTCCAGCCTGCTGTACCTGAAAAAGCTGCCGGCCTGCGAGCTGAAAATCGATCGGGCGTTTGTTAAGGATCTCAACGGCGCGGGTGACGATGCCACTATCGTTTCTGCCATTGTTGCACTGGCAAAGACCCTCAATCTGAAGGTGGTTGCCGAGGGGGTGGAAACCGAAGAGCAGCAGACATTTTTGACCGAGCTGGGATGTAACACCCTACAAGGTTATCTGCTGGGTAAACCGGTTTCGGCGCAGACCATTAAGGCCCTGAGCCACAATCCGCAAGCCATGCTGGCGCAGCAAATCTGA
- a CDS encoding carbonic anhydrase, whose translation MPTIIHKGVLLALSLVSASACASHWSYDGEGSPEHWGNLDDAWKTCLSGKNQSPINIDSTLNAHLTPLETHYTDGPTTLINNGHTIQAGEAKSTRDTIVLDGKTWTLQQFHFHAPSENTIHGKKYAMEMHLVHSNAEGELVVVAVMFDQGAKNEALEELWRKMPAQAGQSATLATALDLNRLLPDNKTYWRFSGSLTTPPCSEGVTWIVLKHPLTLSADQLEKFSHTLHHANNRPVQSLHGRIVVE comes from the coding sequence ATGCCGACAATCATTCATAAGGGTGTGCTATTGGCACTCAGCCTTGTTTCTGCCTCAGCCTGCGCCTCACACTGGAGTTACGACGGTGAAGGCTCTCCGGAGCACTGGGGCAATCTCGATGACGCCTGGAAGACCTGCCTGAGCGGAAAGAATCAGTCCCCTATAAACATCGATTCCACGCTCAACGCGCATCTCACACCGCTGGAAACGCACTATACAGATGGCCCGACGACGCTGATAAATAATGGCCATACTATTCAGGCGGGCGAGGCAAAGAGTACCCGCGACACCATCGTCCTCGATGGAAAAACCTGGACACTGCAACAGTTTCACTTCCACGCGCCCAGTGAGAACACCATTCACGGTAAAAAATATGCGATGGAGATGCATCTGGTGCACAGCAATGCCGAAGGGGAGCTCGTCGTGGTCGCGGTGATGTTTGATCAAGGCGCAAAAAATGAGGCGCTGGAAGAGCTCTGGCGTAAGATGCCTGCTCAGGCGGGGCAGTCAGCCACCCTTGCCACCGCGCTGGATTTGAACAGATTGCTCCCTGATAACAAAACCTACTGGCGATTCAGCGGCTCTCTGACCACTCCGCCATGTTCAGAAGGCGTAACCTGGATCGTACTCAAACATCCGCTGACCCTCTCTGCCGACCAGCTGGAAAAATTTAGCCATACGCTGCACCACGCTAATAACCGTCCGGTACAGTCGCTGCATGGGCGGATTGTGGTGGAGTAA
- the prmA gene encoding 50S ribosomal protein L11 methyltransferase — translation MPWIQLKLNTTGANAEELSDALVEAGAVSVTFQDTHDTPVFEPLPGETRLWGDTDVIGLFDAETDMAEVVAILENHPLLGTGFAHKIEQLEDKDWEREWMDNFHPMQFGKRLWICPSWRDVPDENAVNVMLDPGLAFGTGTHPTTSLCLQWLDGLDLDGKTVIDFGCGSGILAIAALKLGAARAIGIDIDPQAIQASRDNAQRNGVSDRLELYLPNDQPAVMKADVVVANILAGPLRELAPLISVLPVEGGLPVEGGLLGLSGILASQAESVCEAYADLFALDPVVEKEEWCRITGRKK, via the coding sequence ATGCCGTGGATCCAACTAAAACTGAATACGACCGGCGCGAACGCCGAAGAGCTGAGTGATGCGCTGGTAGAGGCCGGAGCGGTCTCTGTTACTTTCCAGGACACCCATGACACACCGGTGTTTGAACCGCTGCCGGGTGAAACCCGCCTGTGGGGCGACACCGATGTCATCGGCCTGTTTGATGCCGAAACCGATATGGCCGAAGTGGTCGCGATTCTGGAAAATCATCCGCTGCTGGGCACCGGCTTCGCGCACAAAATTGAGCAGCTGGAAGACAAGGACTGGGAGCGCGAGTGGATGGATAACTTCCACCCGATGCAGTTCGGTAAGCGTCTGTGGATCTGCCCGAGCTGGCGCGACGTACCGGACGAAAACGCCGTTAACGTGATGCTCGATCCGGGCCTGGCCTTTGGTACCGGCACCCACCCGACCACCTCCCTCTGCCTGCAGTGGCTGGATGGTCTGGATCTGGACGGTAAAACGGTGATCGACTTTGGCTGTGGATCCGGGATCCTCGCTATCGCCGCCCTGAAGCTGGGCGCGGCGAGAGCGATCGGGATCGACATCGATCCGCAGGCGATTCAGGCCAGCCGCGATAACGCCCAGCGCAACGGCGTCTCCGATCGTCTTGAGCTCTACCTGCCGAATGACCAGCCTGCAGTGATGAAAGCCGATGTAGTGGTCGCCAACATCCTGGCCGGCCCGTTACGCGAGCTGGCACCGTTAATCAGCGTCCTGCCCGTTGAGGGCGGTCTGCCCGTTGAGGGCGGTCTGCTGGGGCTTTCCGGTATTCTTGCCAGCCAGGCTGAAAGCGTATGCGAAGCCTACGCCGATCTCTTTGCACTCGACCCGGTGGTTGAAAAAGAAGAGTGGTGTCGCATTACCGGCCGTAAAAAGTAA
- a CDS encoding YhdT family protein: MDKRFVQAHKEARWALWLTLLYLAAWLVTAYIPDSAIGITGLPHWFEMACLLIPLVFILLCWAMVKFIYRDIPLEDDDNAA; this comes from the coding sequence ATGGACAAACGTTTTGTTCAGGCCCACAAAGAAGCGCGCTGGGCGCTGTGGTTAACCCTTCTCTATCTCGCCGCGTGGTTAGTAACCGCTTACATACCTGACTCTGCTATCGGCATCACCGGTCTGCCGCACTGGTTTGAGATGGCCTGCCTGCTGATCCCGCTGGTGTTTATTCTGCTCTGTTGGGCGATGGTGAAATTCATCTATCGCGATATTCCGCTGGAGGATGACGATAATGCAGCTTGA
- the dusB gene encoding tRNA dihydrouridine synthase DusB encodes MRIGNHQLRNRLIAAPMAGITDRPFRTLCYEMGAGLTVSEMMSSNPQVWESDKSRLRMVHIDEPGIRTVQIAGSVPEEMADAARINVESGAQIIDINMGCPAKKVNRKLAGSALLQYPDQVKSILTAVVSAVDVPVTLKIRTGWSPDHRNCVEIAQLAEDCGIQALTIHGRTRACLFNGEAEYDSIRAVKQKVSIPIIANGDITDPLKARAVLDYTGADALMIGRAAQGRPWIFREIQHYLDTGELLAPLPLAEVKRLLCSHVRELHDFYGQTKGYRIARKHVSWYLQEHAPNDQFRRTFNAIEDASDQLEALEAYFENLA; translated from the coding sequence ATGCGCATCGGAAACCACCAGCTCAGAAATCGCCTGATCGCAGCACCTATGGCAGGTATTACAGACCGGCCCTTCAGGACGCTGTGCTATGAGATGGGAGCAGGCTTAACCGTTTCCGAGATGATGTCGTCTAACCCGCAGGTTTGGGAAAGCGATAAATCCCGTCTTCGGATGGTGCACATTGACGAACCAGGTATCCGCACCGTGCAAATCGCCGGAAGCGTGCCTGAAGAGATGGCAGACGCCGCGCGTATTAACGTGGAAAGTGGTGCCCAGATTATTGATATCAATATGGGGTGCCCGGCCAAAAAGGTGAATCGCAAGCTTGCAGGTTCAGCCCTTCTGCAATACCCCGACCAGGTGAAGTCCATCCTGACGGCGGTTGTCAGCGCAGTGGACGTTCCTGTTACGTTGAAGATTCGCACGGGTTGGTCGCCGGATCACCGTAACTGTGTAGAGATTGCCCAACTGGCCGAAGATTGTGGCATTCAGGCCCTGACCATACATGGACGCACCCGCGCCTGTTTGTTCAACGGCGAAGCTGAATACGACAGCATTCGGGCAGTTAAGCAGAAAGTTTCCATTCCGATTATCGCGAATGGCGACATTACTGACCCGCTTAAAGCCAGAGCTGTGCTCGACTATACGGGAGCTGATGCTCTGATGATAGGACGTGCGGCTCAGGGAAGACCCTGGATCTTTCGGGAAATCCAGCATTATCTGGACACTGGGGAGCTGCTTGCCCCGCTGCCGCTGGCAGAGGTTAAGCGCTTGCTTTGTTCGCACGTTCGGGAATTGCATGACTTTTATGGTCAGACAAAAGGGTACCGAATTGCGCGTAAACACGTCTCCTGGTATCTCCAGGAGCACGCTCCAAATGACCAGTTTCGGCGCACATTCAACGCCATAGAGGATGCCAGCGATCAGCTGGAGGCGTTGGAGGCATACTTCGAAAATCTTGCGTAA
- the panF gene encoding sodium/pantothenate symporter → MQLEVILPLVAYLFVVFGLSVYAMRKRTTGTFLNEYFLGSRSMGGIVLAMTLTATYISASSFIGGPGAAYKYGLGWVLLAMIQLPAVWLSLGILGKKFAILARRYNAVTLNDMLFARYQSRLLVWLASLSLLVAFIGAMTVQFIGGARLLETAAGIPYETGLLIFGISIALYTAFGGFRASVLNDTMQGMVMLIGTIVLLVGVVHAAGGLTHAVETLQTIDPKLVSPQGADDILSPTFMTSFWVLVCFGVIGLPHTAVRCISYKDSKAVHRGIIIGTIVVAILMLGMHLAGALGRAVIPDLTVPDLVIPTLMVKVLPPFAAGIFLAAPMAAIMSTINAQLLQSSATIIKDLYLNMRPDQMENERRLKRMSAIITLVLGALLLLAAWKPPEMIIWLNLLAFGGLEAVFLWPLVLGLYWERANAAGALSAMIVGGVLYAVLASFKIQYLGFHPIVPSLLLSLLAFVIGNRFGQSLPQAAVISTDK, encoded by the coding sequence ATGCAGCTTGAAGTGATCCTGCCCCTTGTCGCGTATCTGTTTGTTGTTTTTGGCCTGTCCGTTTACGCCATGCGTAAAAGAACGACGGGCACCTTCCTGAACGAGTATTTCCTCGGCAGCCGCTCGATGGGCGGTATTGTGCTGGCGATGACCCTGACCGCCACATATATCAGTGCCAGCTCCTTTATTGGCGGCCCGGGTGCGGCCTATAAATACGGGCTGGGCTGGGTACTGCTGGCGATGATCCAGCTCCCCGCCGTCTGGCTCTCGCTGGGTATTCTCGGGAAAAAGTTCGCGATTCTGGCGCGCCGCTATAACGCGGTGACCCTCAACGACATGCTGTTTGCCCGCTATCAGAGCCGTCTGCTGGTCTGGCTGGCCAGCCTGAGCCTGCTGGTCGCCTTTATCGGTGCCATGACCGTGCAGTTTATCGGTGGCGCGCGCCTGCTTGAGACCGCCGCCGGGATCCCTTACGAAACGGGGCTGCTGATTTTTGGTATCAGTATCGCGCTCTATACCGCCTTTGGCGGATTCCGCGCCAGCGTGCTCAATGACACCATGCAGGGCATGGTGATGCTGATTGGCACTATTGTGTTGCTGGTGGGCGTAGTGCATGCGGCGGGCGGGTTAACCCATGCGGTGGAAACGCTGCAAACCATCGATCCCAAGCTGGTGTCGCCGCAGGGCGCAGATGACATTCTCTCTCCTACCTTTATGACCTCCTTCTGGGTGCTGGTCTGTTTCGGGGTGATTGGCCTGCCGCATACGGCCGTACGCTGCATCTCCTATAAGGACAGCAAGGCAGTGCACCGGGGGATTATCATCGGCACCATCGTCGTAGCCATTCTGATGCTCGGTATGCATCTGGCCGGGGCGCTGGGTCGGGCAGTCATCCCGGACTTAACCGTGCCGGATCTGGTCATCCCGACCCTGATGGTAAAAGTGCTGCCGCCGTTCGCGGCCGGGATCTTCCTTGCGGCCCCTATGGCGGCAATCATGTCGACAATTAACGCCCAGCTGCTGCAAAGTTCCGCTACGATCATTAAAGATCTCTACCTGAACATGCGTCCGGATCAGATGGAAAATGAGCGACGTCTGAAGCGGATGTCCGCCATCATCACCCTGGTGTTGGGGGCGCTGCTGCTGCTGGCCGCGTGGAAGCCGCCTGAGATGATCATCTGGCTGAACCTGCTAGCGTTTGGGGGTCTGGAAGCGGTGTTCCTCTGGCCGCTGGTGCTGGGCCTGTACTGGGAGCGTGCTAACGCGGCCGGTGCCCTGAGCGCGATGATCGTCGGTGGCGTGCTGTATGCCGTGCTCGCCTCCTTTAAAATTCAGTACCTGGGCTTTCACCCGATAGTGCCCTCGCTACTGCTAAGTTTGCTGGCGTTTGTGATAGGGAACCGTTTCGGTCAATCCCTGCCGCAGGCAGCCGTGATTTCTACTGATAAATAA